The window TAGCCAAAGCTGTTCGATAGCTAGTTCAAATGGATACCAAGTTTAGTGTAGTTACTGGagaatatgaatataatttactcCTAGTAGGTAGCGGTTATACTGAAACCTATGATTAGACCTGGCATGTTTATGTTAAAACGTGTTATCATTGTGCCCGATAGTTTTGAGTTATGATtgggtaataaaataacaaattaagaacctcctccttttaaAGCCGTTTAGTAAATGGTTTTAAATGGGTCGTGTAAGAATACACATGGTAGGTACTGCTTGCTAATTCTCTGAACGGTTTGAGACGCTGCCGcgtgataaataaaattacctaccCATTCTATCCTATTCTTGGTTTCTAAGGGTTTACACTGAAAAAGATTAAGAAAGGATTCACTACGACATAGTGAcaaggtataataatatgtccatCAATCAAAACAGCCGTTAtgctaaaaatactttttttttaattttaaaaatatttaatttacctgTAGTTCATTAAAAGATTTAAAGTCTATAGGTAACAATACTGCGCGTTTGTATAATTggacaagtaaataataaattctcaaTTGCTCTAAAACTTGGCAAACCCCTTTCGTAGCTCATGTGTCCATCATCTTACCAATCCGCAGCAAGCAGTTTGCAGACAACGATAATGGTTTAAAATATCTATGGAGTAACAAATTTATAATCGGGTacaaatctgtatttttttaataatatgtataatttaacaGCAGTCAAATAAATCTAACTTAACACGCAtggcaaaatattaaaatatgtaagtaatcgATTTGTCATGTACATAACTAagtgttaaaacattttttacatttatttgtaaatggtAATAAATGGTACACAGGCAATTCATTTAGAGAAGTTAATTTTAGTAAGCTGATCATACTAAATTTTTTTaggtacaatataaataaatcatgagATCGCGGTCGTTGCCCactcattaacaaaaaaataagtaattgtcCATTACAAGGGCAAACAATGTGAATAAATTAGGTACTTTCATGGATATTAGGTATACAATACgttcataattaaatatatctatCTAAATCATAGGTTCACAACGTTTTATCGACTACCGCCGAGCCGTCTTGTTCACgaggcaaaaaatatttcagcgcCCCATTCAAAAGTAATAGCTTTTGTCTTATTCATCATTTGTTTATGGACCTGCTACTGAAAGAAAGTTACAGCTTCCCCTAGAAAGTTACAGCTGCCATAAGGGACAATAACGCCCTCGCTGCAACCTATGATCTAAATAGTTAAACGGGTATTTCTAAATCTTAAATTtcaattgtattgtttttttattataaaaaagtggTACTCAATACTGAAATATACTTTTACAAGCCGCTAGCGTATAAAAAGCAGGGTGTGgctatgtatgtacttatttacCTTATGGAATCATATTATTGCGGGACGGGTAAAACGGCCTTTATTTCATCTTAATATGTGCctgtagatattttatatattataatttgaccAATAGTTAATTCACACTCTGTGAAGCAAAAAGTGCAGGTGTGAAGTGGATAGTCGAAAAGTTAGTGTTATATGGTGATGGTGATGGTAGGTTAAAGGTCATGATTGATAGTCTTTCTACATTTCATCATGGTAGGATAAGAATTTGAAACCACGAAATAcgatacatatttttgctcttgACTGTACATACATGTAAGTTTACTAATTAAGTTCTGTCGCATTAGCTATTCAAAAGTTTTCAAGCAATTTAGCATGACCAAAGTTGGCATCAAAGCTGTATCGAGTGTTCGACAATAAAATAATCGCAGAATTTTTGACTATTACGAGACACGAATAAATGATGATAAATCTTATAATTCCCTTTACTCATCGgaatttttacaataatattgttatatgcCCTACAAATGAATTATACTTAcatcaattattttaacaatatattaatttaggtataaaatatttatacagataGATTTTAGGTAGTTAAAAACGTGAGAGAGGTTACgtaagtgattattattttcctatacaaaataaataaacttattgatAACGTGGCTTTTAAAAATACGCAATAACTATGTGTGTTTATTGCAGGTTCAAAAGTGTGTCAGGTCATGGTATGTTATGTGAGGAGAAAATAGAGCAGCaaaacaaatatctattaaaGCTATAAGTGTGCATactattatgaatttaaaataaatgctcAGAGATGAATACCTACTCGAAATTCACACTTAAAATGAAAACTATTACTTGACACATGCACTTCTGACCTGCATTATGAAATGATCATTAGTCTCAAAGCTGATGCTAAGTAAATCTACTATCAAGGTAAACGGAACTTTGTGtgataactttttataattGACTGTAATCAGCTAAGAAATTTAAACTGTTATTAAATAGCCTTGAATAAAGTTGTAGGCAAATACTGATAGCCTCGGAACCATAATTTTATCACATTATTGCATTTTGACtagaaattgtttattttctagACACATCAATTAACTATCAGCCATCCACAGGTGGACCCAAGTAAACCATAGAAACTTCAGTGTTACCATATACAGCTGATACTGTTgggtaaagtttttttttatttggaaggcctgtaaacaaaaaacaaatattttagtttctcTTTATTGTCAGTGACCTAAGATTACTAAATTAAATACCGAATTATTTTATGCACACAACATATCttgaaactttattataatttactattttaagtataaaaaaaaccagTACTGTGAGTGCTTGTGGCATGCCTGTGAGTAACTTCACAAACATAATGAatggacatattattatgttatatggACAACAAATCTGATTGCTCTTTGTCAGTATCAGTATCAACATCTGTATATCCAAATATTAAGGATAGGTACCGATAGTGGTATACAAAAGAACCAATGTcatcaaataattaaacaaactaTTCTCTTTTAACATGAGGGtaagtgtattttaattatttacctcTGAATGCAACTCCTAAAAACTCATAATTTCTTTCAAATGATAAGGTGTTGTCTTCACAATCTAGAATCACCCTGATTCGCTCACCAACCTGTAATGTACATgcaatataaatgttttaaaagaactatttatattttctctaTTGCTACTcctttactatatttattattgatttgATATAATTGAATAGTATTAAATGTATCATTTACAAGTATGGGTGATTCTTACCTGATATTTAGGACAATTGTTCAACAAAGGGTAATGTCCTTGAGTATCACCATTGTGCAACAAATTATTATCAACTAAATTCCAGCCCCAACTTTGTTCATCTGAACCCAATAATCCAACATATCCTTGGCATTGTAATGGAGCCTCCTTAGTTGAAATACCTACCACAGCTACAGTACCCAAAGGTCCCTCCCATATTACTTCCCAAGCATGTCTTCCATGATGAAAGCCAATTTTTGCTCTACATGCATCTGTACTTTGTGCAACAGGATTTCTGAAATGTAAGTGCTATTAtctaaattcttatttaaacaataaaaaattaataaacactCTAACTTTATTTTGTGCTTGGCTACCTGTGTAATGTAAAACCATTAGGTTTAACATATATGTTTCTTGAGCAGTCATGTGGGTTCCATGAATGGAAAAATGCtcttaattttgatttatatgtaGTAACAGTAGAAAGTAAATCAGATTTCATTACTTCTTCAACCAATTTCTTAACACAGTGTACTCGCCATACATCATTATTTTCATCACTTAGAATCCTGTACCATCTTTTACATACAAGAGCACAATTCCGAAGATCTTTCAGACTAAGGTACGAAAATATTGCTTCCAAAATAAGATCAGGAACCTCCTCTGCTATTGCATAGTCATCGTACATATCAAACTCACTCATTTTAATAACCATTTATACGTAAAATTCTAATTTCTGTAGAAcatgttaattgttttataaatcattgtatttaaattaaaaaacttaacaTTGTAGTCTTACAGATATAATAAACGTAAACATTTTGTCAATAACGTCAAATATTACAACACAACACAAGGAATTTTGTTTGCTATCTCAATTTGGTATGATTTCAGTAATCAGTGAGTTGCGAATGTTGCGATGCGAGTGCTCGCTCTTGTCACTCTTGTGTCAGTCAGACAGTCTCGCTCGCACACATCTAACTTAACTTACACGTGTGCATGTGTAGTATGACAGCAAGTGATAGTACCAATTTAGTAGAGTTTAGGTCACGGAATTACTAACGGAAAACTCGAAAATATTACACCGTGCGATTGCTCTATGatagaattgaaaaaaaaatatagatacctATTCATATTTTGCTGCTGACTTATAATCTACAAAAACACAGTAATCTAGTAGACAAACTTGTTAGACAACAAACTAGGGACCTACTTCAAATTCTTAAAATCTCTCTTATTTCTGAAACGATGGATATGAACATGTTGATAGCAGTCTATTCGTTTTGGCAGTAGTCTGCTTAACAGCCTGCACGTGTGAGATCCTGCTAATACCAAGATCCaaaaaaagaaatctaatgCAATTAATACGAGTTGAAAAATTGGACGCACTAGTTGGGAAAGTTTAGATGTTGGATTGTTGGACGCATGACATGTGGACAGAGAAAGCATCAAgatgtcaatgtcaaatatgtcaTTGCAATATATAAATACGTTTGGTGTTTATGATAgattcttatattttataaatctaaatagatttttattttccacCTTTCGCTAAATTGATTCCATTCCGTCAGCGATAAAGTTTAGCTACTATTAATCAGTGGCTCTTTTTTAAACGTAACAACTACGGGCAAACATACAAGATGCCGGGAGTCGACACAATATTGAGTGACGAAGATTACATTATAGAGAAAGCTAAAGACGCCCAAAGGTATAACATTCATTCGGCTAAAGCGTGGATGCTTACTGCTAAGACATTGTTCCCTGCAAACttcaaaattcaatttgaaGCTTATTTAATGGAAAAACAATCTGGTAATGTTCAGGAAGCTGCAGAGTGTTTTAGTTCTCTTATAAAATCAAGACAAAACTTTTCATCTTTACTGCCTGAAATATCAGCTATTGCTAATGCTCTCAGATCATCTGAAGGTAGCTTCCTAAGCCAAATGTTTGATAATATTTGCCCTGACATTCAGTTAACCATACTTAAAACCAGTGTTGAGAATAGTGATGATACTATGGAACATTGTCGTCTTTTAGTCTTGTTATTAAAGAAATTCCCTCAGCTTGGTGTAGATAGTTTGgtgaaaacattaataaatgcTGAGAAATTTTTCTATGACAACCGCTATGCAAGACTTTTAGTTGTAGAAACTTTACCTCTCCTAAGCTCTTTGGAATCACCAAGATTGCTGCAACGATTGGTAATAAAAGCTATAGACTTTTACAATTCATATGTAAATGATGAAGCTGAACATGACATTACAGACCCATGGCAAAGACTTTTTGGGGTGTTGGATCTAATGGGCAGACAACTAGGGTGGGATTCGTTTTTCGTTAACTATAGCAATAGCTTAAACAAAGAACAGTATTTTCAAAAGTTATTGACTCTAAGAAACTATGATGATTGCAGACAGTTGTTGTATTGtggtacaacattttttttgagaGCTCTTTAtgaacaaaaatctttaaaaggGAATCATATTCTGGTGGAAGCATTGTCAGACCCAGATACACCACCATCAAAAAGAAGGAAAGGAGATGTAGAAGTGACAGGTATATCAGCTCACCAGTTTCAAACTGCTGCCAATTGTTGGGAGTTGCTGCACAGTAATGAACTTATTTCTAGAGAATTTACAAAATTAGCAAATCAGTTACAAGTAAGGCCCTGGTCAGATGGATTTACAGAAGAATTTGCTTTATACAGAGGAAACTATGAAGAAGCATTGCCCCAATCTTCTATAAGTACTCTAACAGCCAGCATTGTCAAGGTGTCCATTAATTATTTCCAGAAAAAATATGCAGCTTGCATAGAAAGTATTCTTGCTGCATTACCCCAGTTGCCAAATGTTGAAGGAATATTAGAACCTGAGTTAATTGTTGGAGGCAAGCATAGACACTTACACTTTCTACCACTCACCAAAGTTGCAATTATGCATTATTTCTGTACAATTCTTATACGCATATTACTCAATTCAGGAAATAACACCGATTTGACGTATGGTCACATGCTTGTGTTGATGCAACTTGGTTGGCCACAAGAAGAAgctatatttattcatatattagaTATGATTAGACAGAAAGGTGTATTTCATTACCATCTGTTTTCTTCATATATTATTCACATAGATATATTGGAAGAGCTCAGTTTTATTTGGAATGAACAAGGGAACAATATTGTTTTGGATATATTACCTAATTCTCAGCAACATCTGGGACAAAGACGAATTGGTACACGTGGAGCTGATAAAGGGGTCAAGGAGGATTTTAAACAAGCTATGAAAGCACAAGTGGCAAGAAGCAATGAATCAGTTTTGAATATATTGACACAATTTATCACTGCTGAAAGAACATATTTCCTTCAACTGGTATAACATAATGGATGAGTGTATAAAGTAGAATTAAGTCCACTATAATTAAGATTATGTTAAGgttcatttgaaataaaatacttgatgAACATTAGTTAATTATTCTCCTTTAATGTAATATACTATAATGAAGGCTTGCAAAGTTATCCTTAGAATAATAGTCAATActatacaaacatttatatagtgtttttataacAGCTAGGAAAACTGTGGAAACTTGCTGCTATGCTAATAAAATGCTCCAGAACTTTATTTACTCTACTTGGCTTTTTATGCACTACCTTCATAAGAGCCAACAGCAAGCAGAAGGTTACGTCTAGTGAAATGTAAACCTTTTATGGGTGAATTCTTTGTTGCAAATGATCTTAACAGAaacttttcttctttttgtATAGGATTGGCACCAGGTTCTTCACCATTAGCCTCCTCTGTTATTGCTGTAAAATCCCATAACTTTATGTTACAATCCAATGACCCTGTAAtgaaaaagttcaaaatatttattctacatacctacatactttatGCCAGCATCAAAAATAACgccgttttttttaaactgtaagTGGTCATCATACATCACCATATTATAGGATAAAGCAACGCCGCTTGTCGCGTCTGTCCCTGTCTGTATGTATGCATGCTTAGATGGTAAAAACTACACAACGGAGTTTGATGCTGCTTGTTTTAATAGACAGGGTGATCAAGAAAAGTGTTTCAAGATTTCTAATGCGAAGTCgtaaattaacacatttttgcaCTTATATTGCAATCGCTAGCTGAACTCTATGAGACAGATCTAAATCAATCATAACCCAGAGTTAGAATAGGTGGTTGAAagacaacttttatttttccctACTTTTACGACCGTGAATCCGTGCGGGTTCACTTGTACAGATTGaaagaaattaatgaaattgaataagcataaataaaattcaaaattattcatgTATTGGAGGTAGATGTAGTCAAAGATCACTGATCACTATTCCATCTTACAAGTCTTTTTAAgtcataacatttgtttttgaataaagtAGGTATTTCTATAGTTACCTGACGAAAGGATAGTGCCGTCCCTACTGAATGCTAAAGCATGTATAGGTGCTGTGTGCAATGGCGGTAGGATAGCAGCGGGAGAGCCATTCGAGATGTCAAACACTATGAGTTCACCGCTACCGCCTGAAGCAAGCCATCTCCCGCAAACGGAGAACGCTAGTGTGAATATTGtagactgaaataaaaatacatttttgttatacaAGTTCCAGGAATATGTTATATAGGAATACATAAATCATCTAATTAACTTGTTACCTTATGTCCTGTCATGATTCGAACTTGAGTTCCAGTCAAACAATCCCACAATCTAACTGTCCTGTCACTTGAACCCGTCGCGACGTAATTTGAATTTGGATGGAATTGAACACACTGAAACATTTTTGGATAATTAGAATTATATCAACTTTTAGTagc of the Anticarsia gemmatalis isolate Benzon Research Colony breed Stoneville strain chromosome 3, ilAntGemm2 primary, whole genome shotgun sequence genome contains:
- the Fsn gene encoding F-box synaptic protein — translated: MVIKMSEFDMYDDYAIAEEVPDLILEAIFSYLSLKDLRNCALVCKRWYRILSDENNDVWRVHCVKKLVEEVMKSDLLSTVTTYKSKLRAFFHSWNPHDCSRNIYVKPNGFTLHRNPVAQSTDACRAKIGFHHGRHAWEVIWEGPLGTVAVVGISTKEAPLQCQGYVGLLGSDEQSWGWNLVDNNLLHNGDTQGHYPLLNNCPKYQVGERIRVILDCEDNTLSFERNYEFLGVAFRGLPNKKKLYPTVSAVYGNTEVSMVYLGPPVDG
- the IntS10 gene encoding integrator complex subunit 10, translated to MPGVDTILSDEDYIIEKAKDAQRYNIHSAKAWMLTAKTLFPANFKIQFEAYLMEKQSGNVQEAAECFSSLIKSRQNFSSLLPEISAIANALRSSEGSFLSQMFDNICPDIQLTILKTSVENSDDTMEHCRLLVLLLKKFPQLGVDSLVKTLINAEKFFYDNRYARLLVVETLPLLSSLESPRLLQRLVIKAIDFYNSYVNDEAEHDITDPWQRLFGVLDLMGRQLGWDSFFVNYSNSLNKEQYFQKLLTLRNYDDCRQLLYCGTTFFLRALYEQKSLKGNHILVEALSDPDTPPSKRRKGDVEVTGISAHQFQTAANCWELLHSNELISREFTKLANQLQVRPWSDGFTEEFALYRGNYEEALPQSSISTLTASIVKVSINYFQKKYAACIESILAALPQLPNVEGILEPELIVGGKHRHLHFLPLTKVAIMHYFCTILIRILLNSGNNTDLTYGHMLVLMQLGWPQEEAIFIHILDMIRQKGVFHYHLFSSYIIHIDILEELSFIWNEQGNNIVLDILPNSQQHLGQRRIGTRGADKGVKEDFKQAMKAQVARSNESVLNILTQFITAERTYFLQLV